From a region of the Salminus brasiliensis chromosome 4, fSalBra1.hap2, whole genome shotgun sequence genome:
- the dhrs7 gene encoding dehydrogenase/reductase SDR family member 7, translated as MDVSACCPLLWAAGVCALLLLLLLLLVVFILADGDLTLLWADKWGSRPDVALRGKVVWITGASSGIGEELAYQLAAAGARLALSARREAELERVKQNCLERSSLEEKDVLVLPLDLLDRTSHQEKTSAVLRHFGSVDVLVNNGGRSQRSLCVDTDVEVYQGLMDLNFLGTVSITKQVLPHMIHHGSGIIATVSSIVGLAGAPLSTGYSASKHALQGFFNSLRTELADSPGITVSMICPGPVVSQIVQNAFTEHTDKPVSSAGDQTHKMSTERCVRLIMAGLANRVKEMWIAQQPFLLFFYVWQYTPTLAWYMTSVLGKKRVQNFKAGLDADSAYFTKPKPKTT; from the exons ATGGATGTGAGCGCGTGCTGTCCCCTGCTGTGGGCTGCAGGAGTGTgtgcgctgctgctgctgctgctgctgctgctggtggtctTCATCCTGGCTGATGGAGATTTGACCCTTCTGTGGGCGGACAAGTGGGGCAGTAGACCAG ACGTGGCTCTGCGAGGGAAGGTGGTGTGGATTACCGGAGCGTCGAGCGGCATCGGGGAGGAGCTGGCGTATCAGCTCGCTGCGGCTGGAGCTCGGCTCGCGCTGTCTGCTCGCAGGGAGGCGGAGCTGGAGAGGGTGAAGCAAAACTGCTTAG AACGCTCCAGTCTAGAAGAAAAGGATGTTCTTGTTCTTCCGCTGGATCTGCTGGACCGGACGTCACACCAGGAGAAGACCAGCGCTGTTCTGCGCCACTTCGGCAGC GTAGATGTATTGGTTAATAACGGTGGTCGGAGTCAGCGCTCTCTGTGTGTGGACACGGATGTGGAGGTCTACCAGGGTCTGATGGACCTCAACTTCCTCGGCACTGTGTCCATCACCAAGCAGGTGCTACCCCACATGATCCACCATGGCAGTGGTATCATAGCAACTGTCAGCAGCATCGTTGGGCTGGCTGGAGCTCCACTGTCCACCGGATACTCGGCCAGCAAACACGCCCTGCAG GGTTTCTTTAACTCCCTGCGGACCGAGCTGGCAGATTCCCCCGGGATCACGGTCAGTATGATCTGCCCTGGACCTGTCGTGTCCCAGATCGTACAGAACGCCTTTACTGAGCACACAGACAAG CCAGTGTCCAGTGCAGGTGACCAGACGCATAAGATGTCCACTGAGCGCTGTGTCCGCCTCATCATGGCCGGACTGGCCAATCGGGTGAAGGAGATGTGGATTGCCCAGCAGCCGTTTCTGCTCTTCTTCTATGTGTGGCAGTACACGCCGACCCTTGCGTGGTACATGACCAGCGTGCTGGGCAAGAAACGCGTGCAGAACTTCAAAGCCGGTCTG GATGCCGACTCGGCGTACTTCACCAAACCAAAGCCCAAGACCACCTGA